The nucleotide sequence AACAGACCCCACTAAAGTTGAAGCCTTAATGAAATCCATTCGAGAGATTGGCTTACAGGAACCGATTGAGGTTTTAGAAGTGGACGGGGACTATTATGGCTTTTCAGGATGTCATCGCTATGAAGCTTGTACAAAATTAGGGTTAGAAACCATTCGCTGTCATGTCCGAAAAGCACCGCGTTCTGTCCTGCAAAAGCATCTAGCTTGAGATAGATTTAGAAGGGTTTGAAATTCGATACACTGTGATCAATCTCTTCTATATTTGTAAAGTTTTGATTCATTCTATAAAACTGATCAAGGAGTATTTTCAATCATGGTAGCAACTCACTCAAAACAACGTCTTTATCCGACTCGAATTGATTTACCCGAAACAACCCGCGCCGGAGTGATTGAGATTCTAAACCACAGTTTGGCGACAACATTAGATTTAAAAACCCAAGTCAAACAAGCCCATTGGAATGTTAAAGGGATTAATTTTTATCAGTTGCATGAATTGTTTGATGAAATGGCTACAGAATTAGAAGAATATATTGATCTGATTGCCGAACGAGCAACTGTGTTAGGTGGGACAGCAATGGGAACGGCTCGGATGGCAATTGCAGATACCATTATCCCAGAATTCCCCCTGGATTTGGCTAATGATAAAGATTATGTGGTGGCTTTAGCCGATCGCTATGCTCCGTATGCGAAAATGGTTCGAGAAGCCATTGATCAAACAGGTGCATTAGGCGATGCGGATACAGCAGATTTGTACACTGAAATTTCCCGCGCCATTGATAAGCGGTTGTGGTTCTTAGAAGCTCATTTGCAAGGCAGCTAAAGGGCCATCAATGGCAGTGTAACTCGTGAACTAAAAATCAAAATGAGTGAATCTGCGTTACCGGACTATAACCCCCAGTTACAGGAACTCATGCAACGGGCGGGGATTTCTAGCCTGGAAGAATTAAGCCAAATTGCTGGGGTTTCCCCGTTGCAGATTATTCGACTGCGGCGGGGACTAGCGCTACAAACCCCGGTTAGTATTTTGTTGAAAATTAGTCAGGGTTTAAAGATTTCTCTGAGCGAATTATTAGCTGTATTTGCTCCAGGTTCTGTCCCTTCTGAAACTCCAATTCAAGGAGATTTAGAATCAGAATATCAACGCTTACAAACACAGATGAAACAGCAACGTTCTGCATTGTTAGAAGAATGGAAACGGGAAAGTCTGCACGTTTTGGAGTCGTGGTTATTGCAATGGCCAACGGTGGTGTATCGAGTTCAAGAAAACCCCCAACTTCCGGCGGTAAAATTATTACCTTTTGTGCGTCCAGTAGAACAGCTTATGAGACAATGGGGAGTAGACGCGATCGCACCTGTCGGCACACAAGTTCCCTATGATCCGCATCTACATCAACTCCTGGAGGGAACGGCTCAACCCGGAGAGCAAGTGATTGTGCGATATACGGGATATCGAGAAGGGAATAAACTCCTTTATCGGGCTAAAGTCAGTCCGGTGAAAGGTTGATTAACTTTACGGTTGCGGGATCATCAATGCAGCCCGGAAACAGACAGGGTACTGATTAAATTTCCTGTTCCCCAGGTTAACTGGATGTATTTGGCTATGAGTCCATCTCAAAGCTATACTAACTGAGTCGGGCGAGTCTTATGGAGGGTTTCATCCCTAAAACACTATGAGTTCTGATGTTAAAATTCTTAAACCTCACGGGATTTTAGATGGTACTAAAGCTAGTCCATTTCGTCAAGATATTGCTGCTTTAGTTGAGAAGGGAGCCAAAATAATATTAATTGACTTCCAAGATGTCACATTTATGGATAGTTCGGGTTTGGGTGCATTAGTCTTAGCTCTGAAAACGGTTAGAGTGGCTGGGAGTAAATTATTTGTTTGTTCTATCAATGAACAAATTAGGATTTTATTTGAACTCACCAGTATGGATCGGGTATTTGAGATTTTTGAAAACGAAGATAAATTTTTGGAATCTTTGAAAAGCTAATCTTTGGTGATTCAGGAGCTAAGATAGGGTGAAAACGGGGAATTTAATCTGGATTTCAACAGATTTGTGTTTCCCCATTTCACCCGATTAAGTAAAAGTAACTTTTAGCAAAGAAAAATCATCATCAAAGGGGTTATTTGCATTAATTTTTTTAACGGTATTTAAAACTTCTTCTAAAGTATCTGTTTGTAAATCATTGTATTCTACTAAAATTGAAATTAGCCCTTCTAAGCCTAACATTGTATTATCAGGTTGATTGATTTCATAAACTCCATCACTGAAAATATAAAGATTACTAAATTCTTCTATCTTGTGGGTTGCATCCATATATTCTGCTTCTAAAAACATTCCGACAGGCATTCCTCGTGTTTTTAAGCGTTCAATTTTAATATCTTTTTTATTTTTCCCTGTTAATAAAATAGCAGGAGGATGACCCGCACTAGAATATAATAATTGTCGAGTTGAAAGCTCATAAACCCCATACCAAATTGTAAAATATTTATCATTTTGATAGGTCATCTGAAAGGTGGTATTTAAGGCTTTTAAAACGTTACTGGGTTGATAATAATCAATATTAGGAATAGCCCTAGAACGCAGTAAATTAAGAACAGAAACGGAGGGAAGAGCTGCTCTTAAGCCATGTCCTGATGTATCTAATAAATAAATCGATAAATGATCAGAATCTAACCAATAATAGTCAAAAGAATCGCCACCTAATTGACGAGAGGGAATAAATTTAGTATCAATTTTTACAGGTTCAGTTAAAGGTTCAGGAAGGAGCGATCGCACATATTCTGCGGCTTCTGCTAATTCAGCTTCAATGCGTTGTTTTTGGGTTTGTAAATCTTGGCTGAGTTGATGTAATCTTAATCCTGCCCGAACTCTAGCATAGAGTTCATTCATTTCAATGGGTTTAGAAATAAAATCATCGGCTCCTGCATCTAAGCCCGTGACTCGATCTGAAACTGAACCGAGGGACGTTAATAAGAAAAATTGTGTTGTTGATAACTCTGAAGTCGCTTTAACTTGACGACAGACCTCAATCCCCGTTAACTTGGGCATAATCCAATCACAAATAATCAGTGCTGGACGTAGCTGTTTAGCCTGTTCTATGCCTTCTTCACCATTATTTGCCACACTAACATCATAACCCTGTTTTTTCAGCGTTCTTTTGAGAAGTTCTAAAATGGCAACATCATCATCGATAACCAGAATTTTAAACATGAGCGTTGAGGTACGTTGGTACACCAGATGAGGGTAATCAAGGCCAAGTTAAGACTTTGCTGTCTTTGAGTATAGTCTAATTAGAGGATTGCCTGAACTTGAAATTGACGGACTTCAAGGTTTTGTTCAGTTAATATTTAAGATTCATAAAGTTCATCCCATAAAAGTTACAATTAATTCCTTTTCATGTTAAAGCAGTAATTTTATGTCATATTAGCGCTGATCTACGCGCTTTCAGCCTCATTTCAAAGGAGTGTGTTTTCACTCCTTGAGGGGTTGATTTTTCTGAAACTTCACAAGTTGTGTTATCCCATCTCTAATATTTTACTTGATCTAGCACAATCACGGTTCAGGAAGACTAGAAAACCACTCAAAAATGCAGTAAACTATTAGAGGACGCCAAAGGCAATAACTTATTCAAGGGGGGTAAAACGCTGTGACGAACAAGCGACCTCAGAGGTTAAATAAGCCTCCCTCCTATCCTAACTTTTGTTGTATCATGATGAAGTCAGCCAACTTGTCAAGATTCTAAATCCCTAATGCTGTTCAGGATTTAGGAAATCAGTCAAACTTAATTGTGATTGAATAAGAGGATTCAAAACCATTGTCACTTCCCCAAACGACTCAACTTCAAGTTCCGTCTAGTTTAGTGTTCCTAGCTAAAGTCTTGTCATGGTTTGAGCAACTGTATCAGTCCTTTATTCCTCAATCTGTTTGGATACGCTGTCAGTTAGCTTTAGCAGAGGGATTTACTAATGCAGTTCGTCATGCTCATAAAGGACGTTCTGAGGATCTATATATTGATTTAGAAGTGACTGTTTTAGAGCAACAAATTGAAATTCGGATTTGGGATTTTGGCGAACCTTTTGATTTACTTAATAAAATCAAACGCATTCTCAAGGAGATGAATGATCCCTCAAGGAATACGGAGATAAAGGGAGGGGGAAGAGGTTTGAAATTAATGTACGATATTGCCGATTATTTAAGTTATGAACAGGGTGAAGATGGACGGAACTGTTTATTAATTATTAAGAATTTTTAAGCTAGAGACTTGATTGAAAATAATCGAATTAGTCAAAATCAACTTTCCTATTAGTGGGAGGGGAACGAGTTGCTCAGGGTTTAAAACCGCTATTAGAAAAAGCAAAAAAACCGGAATTATTAAAAAGTTAGGAGACAGGAGACAGGAGACTAAATCAACTGCTCACTGTTTCCCATTGTTTAAACCATTGCAGGTTCAGGTTTTAATAAACCATTAAGAATTTGTGCGGGGGGGTTTTCATGGGGCCATGCAAAGGCATGACGAAAGGCGGCTTGTTGACAGGCTTGTAATTCTTCAAACCCTAGAATATCAAGGGTTAATAAATTCTCGTATTCAAAGGGTAAACGCACGTTATGTAAGCCGGCGTTATCGGTACAAATAGCAATATCAACTCCGGCATCAAAACAGCGTTCAAAGACAATTTTTAATTGCTGAATATCCTTGAGAGTACCCGTTTTAATATAGGTCGTGGGACAAACTTCTAAACACTGGTTTCGTTGAGCTAATTCCGGTAACAATTCAGGATGTAATAACGGAATTTGAATGCCGTGACCAATTCGCATTAAATAGGGTAACAATTCGGGATAACAACCATCTGGGGTTTCATATAAATGTTCGGTGGTTTTTAATCCCAAGGATAAGGCATATTGGTACAAGTCAATAAACTCATTCAACCGTTCAGCATAATGATTATCGCCTCCAGCAATATCGATTGCACAAACATATTGAGGCATTTGTGCTGCTAAATCAATAATCGCCCGATTAACTTCAACAGGAAGCCGCGAGTGCATACATAAAATTTGGCTGGTAATAATGGGAGTATCACTACTTTGACTGGCTTTTCCTACCACTTCTACAATTTCAGCCATACAATCAATTCGTTGGGACTGGCTGAGATGTTCCGGTGTTCGTAAATAAGGGGTATAGCGTAATTCTAAATACGCCAAATTTTCAAAAGTATAAGCACCCCGCATCAACCGATAAATAAAATAAGGCAAGGTTTCAACGGTCTGCACACTTTCAACCATTGTATGCAGTTCTAAATATTCATCTAAGGTATTGCGAGGTTTGGTATAAAAATCCTCAAACCGCTCATATTCGACAAACCCTTGGGTTAACTGAGGGTTATGACGTTCAAAATACCGCCACAGAATACGCGGTACAACAGAACCCCCTAAATGGCGATGTAACTCAGCGTGTAACGGCATAGTAACTCTTAAATAAAGGTTAAAACAATCACTATCACTGATCCGTTTCAAGGTTTATTGACTCACTTGATAAACTGATCCTGATATTAACCATTAACGATAGCACAACCCTCAAAAAACATGGGGTTAAAACCTGCGTTTCTATGAAGATTCTTATTTTAGAGTTTTAAGCTAAAAAATAATTTTTTTGCTATAATAGAGTTTTGGATAAAAATTGAAGATAGACTTGATTTTCGTTACTTCTTTTAATCTGTTTTTGCTGAGAAACTGAAATCTGGGGGTTGTCGCGATCGCAAATAGAGATAAGCTGTCACGCAGTTAATTTTATTGCCCAAAAGCCTTGCTGTAAGGAGTCTAGGCTACAAAATATCAAATTTAGATGCGTAGCAGCTTAACTCAACGTAACGTCTCTATTCTAGGGCGGTCAGTGAAGGCATTAGGATCAAGGGTGACAAAACCGTTAACAAAACTTAATTTGACAGAGTTCCCTTAATAACAGATAATTAAGATTTGTGTAAACTGTCGGAGTGAAAACTCTCTTGGCTAACGTAGTTGTTATCGGTGCCCAGTGGGGCGATGAAGGAAAAGGCAAAATCACCGATCTGCTGAGTGGTTCAGCCGATGTGGTCGTCCGCTACCAAGGTGGCGTTAATGCAGGTCATACAGTTGTAGTTGACAATCAAACCTTTAAACTGCACCTGATTCCTTCAGGCATTTTATATCCCGATACCGAGTGCATTATCGGTTCAGGAACCGTAATTGATCCCAAAATTTTAATCGAAGAACTGGATCAACTCGAATCCCTGAAGATTTCCACCCAAAACTTAATGATTTCCCAGACGGCTCATGTAACGATGCCTTACCATCGCCTCTTGGATCAAGCATCGGAAGAACAACGGGGAGATCAAAAGATTGGGACAACGAAACGGGGAATTGGCCCGACTTACGCCGATAAGTCTGAACGCACGGGAATTCGCATCATTGATTTGATGGAAACCGAGACTTTACCCGATCAGTTGCGCTGGACGATTAACAATAAAAACGTTATCCTCGAAAAGCTTTATAATCATCCTCCTCTCGACCCGGAAGCGGTGATTAAGGAATATTTGGAATATGCAGAACGGTTGCGTCCCCATGTGGTTGATGCTTCACTGAAAATCGACGCAGCAGTACAAGCTCGACGGAATATTTTATTTGAAGGGGCACAAGGAACCCTATTAGATTTAGATCATGGCACCTATCCCTATGTGACCTCCTCTAACCCCGTTGCTGGCGGTGCTTGTGTGGGGGCTGGAGTTGGCCCGACGATGATTGACCGGGTAATTGGGGTGGCGAAAGCTTATACAACCCGTGTGGGTGAAGGGCCATTCCCGACGGAAATGGTGGATGGGATTGGCCAAGTCTTGTGCGATCGCGGGGCTGAATTTGGAACGACAACGGGACGTCAACGGCGTTGCGGTTGGTTTGATGCGGTGATTGGTCGTTATGCTGTTAGAATTAACGGTTTAGATTGTTTAGCGATTACCAAATTAGATGTTTTAGATGGTTTAGAGGAAATTAAAGTTTGCGTTGCATATTCTATTGATGGGGAACAGTGCGAACATTTCCCCAGTAGTGCGCGAACCTTTGCTCGGTGTCAACCGATTTATGAAACGGTTCCGGGTTGGAAAGAATCAACGGCTGATTGTCGCAAGTTAGAAGATTTACCCAAAGAAGCTTTAAGCTATTTGAAATTTTTAGCGGAATTAATGAAAGTTCCGATCGCTATTGTTTCGTTAGGCGCGAGTCGAGATCAAACGATTATTGTTGAAGATCCGATTCACGGGCCAAAACGAGCGTTATTAGATGCAGACGGACAACCTGTAACCGTTGGCGGTTAGAAGTGTTGTATCTTGTGTTTTCGTTGCAATATTTTTTCCCTTTAAAACGTAGCTTGGGATACCAACCCATGCTACGTTAAATATTTTAGTAAATCTGGTGGAGATGGCGTTTATATCCTAAAAGGTTGTCAACGAAGAAACTCCACTCTTAAGTACCTCAGAACATCAAAAATAGGAATAAAGGATTATTATGAATACCAAATCCCAAAGCAAAAGACGAGCGATTGCTGTTACTCTCAGTATGGCGGGTATGATCGTTTGGGGAAATGCTGTAGTTATTGTCCCTGTAAAGGCAGAAACCATTGATCAATTATCTAGTATTGTTGCACAGTCTCCCACTCCCGTTACCAATATAACGGAAGTTAATAATAATAAGATTATGATGGAAATTACAGAGGGAGAGTTTCGCTTTCGTGGCTATCTGAAGCGAACTTCAGGTAATACATTTGTTGGTGAAAATAAACAAGTTCGGGTGATGTATGATCGGGATACAAAGCGTGTTGTGGTTATTAATGTTGTGACTGGAACCGAATTTTACAACTATATCTTTTCTGATGTGGATGAAGGATCACTTTAGCAGCAGGTGATCTTAAAGGTTTATTCTGTCGATGTTTCAGAAGAAATATATGAATGGTTAACCAAGTCAGAATTCTCTAAAATTGGGAAGTCGGTCGAGCGCAAAATGCTGATTGATGGAGAAGTAGAAAAACTGCCTTTGGTAGAGACGCGCCATGGCGCGTCTCTACGGGAAAGATACTCGCAAAAAGTTCAAGAATTTTTTTCGAGATGCGATCACCCAAGAAAGCGATCAAGTGCTGACTCAACTGGGGGACTCTCCCTCGAAGCAAGAATATCAACAGGCGACATACCGCTTAAAAATCCTGCAAGAACTCCGCAAGTGTATTGAAAATCTGAATTATCTGTATCTGCAACGATGTTAGCTACAACGTCTTGATTTTGGTATAATCAGAGTTTGGCTAAAAAATTTTAAGTGTTTAACCCTAAGCGCAAGAAACGTCATGGAAATTACGATTGAAGGTCAAAAACGGCCAGAAGGCTCTAAACCCAATGCTTTGCGTCGTCAAGGATTAGTTCCGGCGGTGCTGTATGGTCATCAAGGAGCCGAATCTATTAACATTACCATTTCAGCGAAAGCCGCAGAAACTCTAATGAAACGGAACGTTGTGAATCATACTTTAATTCAACTGAACGTTCCTGAACTGTCTTGGAGTGGCAAAACCCTGCTGAGAGAAGTACAAAAACATCCTTGGAAAGGATTTCCCTATCACCTGAGCTTCTTCTCCGTTGCTCAACAAGATAGTTTAACGGTTTCTATTCCTCTGCATTTTGTCGGTGAAGCGGTTGGGGTGAAATTAGAAGGTGGTCTGTTAGATGTTGTCCTCTCTGAATTAGAAGTAGACTGCGAACCGGGTAGTATTCCTGATCGCATTGATGTGGATGTCACGAGTTTACATCAAGGTCAAGCACTACACATTAGAGAACTTAACTTACCTGCGGGAGTCACAGCTACAGGGGATGCAGAGCAAGTCGTTGTTAGTATTATTCATCCTGAACGGGGTGAGGAAGAAAGCAGCGTCGAAGGTTAAGAATATTGGAAGGGGAGCGGCGGGAGTTGGGGGAGTTGGGGAGAGGGAGAAATAATTGAAATCCTACATCTGAAACCTGACACCTGAACCCTTACGCTCCGCACTCCGCACTCCGCACTCCGCACTCCGCAACCTAATTAATAATGGTTGCTAATTTATCCTGTTGAGATTCGCTTAAACGGGGGCCATGAATTTGAACGATTTGAGAACCGAGATAATTTCCCCAACGGGCGGCTTGTGGGGTGGTTAAACCATTGGTGAGTCCGTATAATACCCCCCCTGCAAAAGCGTCTCCCGCCCCAACAGTATCAACAGGTTTAACCGGAAACCCTGGAACAGGAATTAAACTTTGGTTTTCAACAACTAAACAGCCTTTATTACTATTGGTAATAAAAACTAAATTAACTTTTTCTCCTAACTGACGGGCGCAAACCTCTAAATCTTCATTACCGCAGAAGTGACGTACCTCATCTGCATTGCAAAATAAAACATCACAATACTCTGCTAAAACGCTACGAAAATCATCCCCAAACCGTTCAACTAAAAACATATCGGAGAAGGTAAACGCCACTTTTACCCCCAAGCGTTTCGACTGTTCCATGGTTTCAATACTAGCTTTTCGGGGTTGGGCTGCATCCCACAAATACCCTTCAATATAACTGTATTGACACTGACTCAAATGATCAACATTGATATCCGTAACCGATAAGGTTGTAGAAACCCCCAAATTCGTACACATTGTTCGCTCTGCGTCGGGGGTTGTTAATACTAAACAGGTTCCCGTTGGCCCTTGAGTGGTGTCAGCAGGTTCAATTTCAAATTGAATTCCAGCCGCGACCATATCCTGTTGATAAAATTCGCCATTGGTATCGGCGCTGACTTTACCCGAATAAATTCCCGTCCCGCCACTTTGAGCGATCGCCATCATCGTATTAGCGGCGGAACCTCCACAACGTAATTCTAAAGGATGGCTCTCCAATTGTTGTAATAATTTCCCCTGTTTGATTGTATCCATCAGGGTCATTGATCCTCGGTTGAGGTCATGGGTTTGAATAAAATTATCCTCAACTAATGCCAAAATATCGAGGAGGGCATTTCCAACACCAAAGACATTAAAGGGTTTGGGTTCTGTCATTGACTCTTTGTATAAAACGGCTTGAACAATTCAATTGTTGATCATATCAAATCTTTTGTTACTTTTATTTTCAAGACATTGGAATTGGCTTTTTCTCAAGAGATAATAAAAATAACCCTAAACCCATGACTTCTTCTCAGCTTGATTGAATTCATTTTTATCTTTCCGGTATGGATATGACTGACTCTACACTTCCTCGATTGATTCAACAAATGTTAGAACCGGATTTTTATCCCCATCCGGTACAAGAACCCATTGAACTCTTACAAACCCATATTTCTTTTATTGTGTTAACGGGAGAGTATGTGTATAAACTTAAAAAAATAGTTGATTTTGGGTTTTTAGATTATTCAACTTTAGAGAAACGGCGCTATTTTTGTGAACAAGAATTACAAATGAATCAGCAACAAGCACCAGAATTGTATTTAGAGGTTTTACCCATTATAGAAATCGGCGATCGCTTTCAATTCGGGGATAATCAAAACCCTGCTGTTGAATATGCTTTAAAAATGCGTCAGTTTCCTGAAGAAGATTTATTTACTAATTTATTTGCAGAGGATAAATTGACAACAAAAGAGATGGAAGATTTAGGAAAAGTTGTTGCTGAATTCCATCAAAATTGTCCAGCAAATGATGAAATTCTCAAATTTGGAGAAATGGCTCAAATTCGTCATTCCATTGATGGAAATTATCAAAAAACACAAAAATATATTGGCTGTTGTCAAACCCAAGACCAATATGAACAAACAAAACAATACACAGATAGTTTTTTTGAAACCCATAAAGCAATTTTTAAAAGTCGGATTGAAAACCGATGGATTCGAGAATGTCATGGAGACTTGCATTTAAAAAATATTTGTATTTATCAGGATAAAATATTACTGTTTGATCGAATTGAATTTAATCAAGAATTTCGGTTTGTAGATGTGATCTATGATGTCGCTTTTGTGGTCATGGATTTAGAAGGACGAGGACGGGCGGATTTAGGAAACCGATTTTTAAATACTTATATTGAACAAACCGGAGACTGGGAAGGATTACAATTATTACCCTTTTATTTAACTCGTCAATCCTATGTGAGAGCCAAAGTAAATTCTTTAATTTTAGATGATCCAGCCGTTGCTGAAGAACAGAAAGAAACAGCAAAACAAGAAGCCACTCAATATTATAAATTAGCATGGCAATATACTCGACGATCTTCAGGAGGAATCGTGATGATGTCGGGGTTATCAGGGTCAGGAAAAAGCACAACCGCCCGCAAATTATCAAAACGATTAAATGCAATTCATATTCGTTCCGATGCAGTGCGAAAACATTTAGCGAATGTTCCTCTATATGAAAAAGGAGAAGAAGAAATTTATACCCCAGAAATGACCGAAAAAACCTATAAACGGCTATTAGAGTTAGGATTATTATTAGCAAAACAAGGATTTTGGGTGATTTTAGATGCCAAATATGATCAACAAGAACGACGGGGAGAAGTCATAGAAACCTGTAATACCCATCAATTACCCTTACAAATTGTTGAATGTACAGCACCGATGGATATTTTACAAGATCGTTTGCAACACCGTCAGGGAGATATTGCTGACGCAACGGTAGATTTATTAACCTCTCAACAAGCAAAAGCTCAACCCTTTACAGATTATGAAAAAAGCTATCTTACAACCATTGATACCACCCAAAATATTGATCAGCAATGGAAAAAATTATATTAAAATTTAGATCCCCCCTAACCCCCCTTAAAAAAGGGGGTAACTGGATGTACTTATCCCACAAAGACAGCCCCAGCCCCACAATTAAAATTCAAAGTCCCCCTTTTTAAGCGAGATTTAGGGGGATCTAATCTAAGGGTTAAAGCAGGAATTCCTAGTGCTGAAGTTGACACTAATATGGATAGCAAACTCTCTATAAATGATCAATATTTTATTTGCGGTATAATAATGAAATTCAGAAAAAAAATCATCTTAATCATCTATGGAATTTCCAGTTTAATTTTATCGTTAATTTTAGCGATCGCTCTTTTAATTCCGCCCACACCGTCCCAACCCATTTTAATTATACCCAATGAAATTAGAGGGGTTTGGTTAACCAATGTCAGCAGTGGAGTCTTATTTTTTCCTTGGGGAATGAATCGTGCTTTACATCAATTATCAGACCTCAAATTTAATACAATTTATCCCGTTGTTTGGAACCGAGGAGTTACATTTTATAAAAGTGCAGTCGCCAGACGAGTCATCGGTCGTTCACAAGATTCCTTATTAAATTTAACCCAATTAGGAGGAGATATTTTATCTAAAATTGTTACAGAAGGACATCGAAACGGATTAAAAGTTATTCCTTGGTTTGAATA is from Planktothrix sp. FACHB-1365 and encodes:
- the dps gene encoding DNA starvation/stationary phase protection protein Dps, which gives rise to MVATHSKQRLYPTRIDLPETTRAGVIEILNHSLATTLDLKTQVKQAHWNVKGINFYQLHELFDEMATELEEYIDLIAERATVLGGTAMGTARMAIADTIIPEFPLDLANDKDYVVALADRYAPYAKMVREAIDQTGALGDADTADLYTEISRAIDKRLWFLEAHLQGS
- a CDS encoding PP2C family protein-serine/threonine phosphatase, which codes for MFKILVIDDDVAILELLKRTLKKQGYDVSVANNGEEGIEQAKQLRPALIICDWIMPKLTGIEVCRQVKATSELSTTQFFLLTSLGSVSDRVTGLDAGADDFISKPIEMNELYARVRAGLRLHQLSQDLQTQKQRIEAELAEAAEYVRSLLPEPLTEPVKIDTKFIPSRQLGGDSFDYYWLDSDHLSIYLLDTSGHGLRAALPSVSVLNLLRSRAIPNIDYYQPSNVLKALNTTFQMTYQNDKYFTIWYGVYELSTRQLLYSSAGHPPAILLTGKNKKDIKIERLKTRGMPVGMFLEAEYMDATHKIEEFSNLYIFSDGVYEINQPDNTMLGLEGLISILVEYNDLQTDTLEEVLNTVKKINANNPFDDDFSLLKVTFT
- a CDS encoding helix-turn-helix domain-containing protein, whose amino-acid sequence is MSESALPDYNPQLQELMQRAGISSLEELSQIAGVSPLQIIRLRRGLALQTPVSILLKISQGLKISLSELLAVFAPGSVPSETPIQGDLESEYQRLQTQMKQQRSALLEEWKRESLHVLESWLLQWPTVVYRVQENPQLPAVKLLPFVRPVEQLMRQWGVDAIAPVGTQVPYDPHLHQLLEGTAQPGEQVIVRYTGYREGNKLLYRAKVSPVKG
- a CDS encoding adenosine deaminase encodes the protein MPLHAELHRHLGGSVVPRILWRYFERHNPQLTQGFVEYERFEDFYTKPRNTLDEYLELHTMVESVQTVETLPYFIYRLMRGAYTFENLAYLELRYTPYLRTPEHLSQSQRIDCMAEIVEVVGKASQSSDTPIITSQILCMHSRLPVEVNRAIIDLAAQMPQYVCAIDIAGGDNHYAERLNEFIDLYQYALSLGLKTTEHLYETPDGCYPELLPYLMRIGHGIQIPLLHPELLPELAQRNQCLEVCPTTYIKTGTLKDIQQLKIVFERCFDAGVDIAICTDNAGLHNVRLPFEYENLLTLDILGFEELQACQQAAFRHAFAWPHENPPAQILNGLLKPEPAMV
- a CDS encoding STAS domain-containing protein, giving the protein MSSDVKILKPHGILDGTKASPFRQDIAALVEKGAKIILIDFQDVTFMDSSGLGALVLALKTVRVAGSKLFVCSINEQIRILFELTSMDRVFEIFENEDKFLESLKS
- a CDS encoding ParB N-terminal domain-containing protein, with protein sequence MQVKEIPLKQIRRPLPRGTDPTKVEALMKSIREIGLQEPIEVLEVDGDYYGFSGCHRYEACTKLGLETIRCHVRKAPRSVLQKHLA
- a CDS encoding ATP-binding protein, translated to MSLPQTTQLQVPSSLVFLAKVLSWFEQLYQSFIPQSVWIRCQLALAEGFTNAVRHAHKGRSEDLYIDLEVTVLEQQIEIRIWDFGEPFDLLNKIKRILKEMNDPSRNTEIKGGGRGLKLMYDIADYLSYEQGEDGRNCLLIIKNF
- a CDS encoding adenosine kinase encodes the protein MTEPKPFNVFGVGNALLDILALVEDNFIQTHDLNRGSMTLMDTIKQGKLLQQLESHPLELRCGGSAANTMMAIAQSGGTGIYSGKVSADTNGEFYQQDMVAAGIQFEIEPADTTQGPTGTCLVLTTPDAERTMCTNLGVSTTLSVTDINVDHLSQCQYSYIEGYLWDAAQPRKASIETMEQSKRLGVKVAFTFSDMFLVERFGDDFRSVLAEYCDVLFCNADEVRHFCGNEDLEVCARQLGEKVNLVFITNSNKGCLVVENQSLIPVPGFPVKPVDTVGAGDAFAGGVLYGLTNGLTTPQAARWGNYLGSQIVQIHGPRLSESQQDKLATIIN
- a CDS encoding 50S ribosomal protein L25/general stress protein Ctc, which translates into the protein MEITIEGQKRPEGSKPNALRRQGLVPAVLYGHQGAESINITISAKAAETLMKRNVVNHTLIQLNVPELSWSGKTLLREVQKHPWKGFPYHLSFFSVAQQDSLTVSIPLHFVGEAVGVKLEGGLLDVVLSELEVDCEPGSIPDRIDVDVTSLHQGQALHIRELNLPAGVTATGDAEQVVVSIIHPERGEEESSVEG
- a CDS encoding adenylosuccinate synthase, coding for MANVVVIGAQWGDEGKGKITDLLSGSADVVVRYQGGVNAGHTVVVDNQTFKLHLIPSGILYPDTECIIGSGTVIDPKILIEELDQLESLKISTQNLMISQTAHVTMPYHRLLDQASEEQRGDQKIGTTKRGIGPTYADKSERTGIRIIDLMETETLPDQLRWTINNKNVILEKLYNHPPLDPEAVIKEYLEYAERLRPHVVDASLKIDAAVQARRNILFEGAQGTLLDLDHGTYPYVTSSNPVAGGACVGAGVGPTMIDRVIGVAKAYTTRVGEGPFPTEMVDGIGQVLCDRGAEFGTTTGRQRRCGWFDAVIGRYAVRINGLDCLAITKLDVLDGLEEIKVCVAYSIDGEQCEHFPSSARTFARCQPIYETVPGWKESTADCRKLEDLPKEALSYLKFLAELMKVPIAIVSLGASRDQTIIVEDPIHGPKRALLDADGQPVTVGG